A genomic segment from Candidatus Cloacimonadota bacterium encodes:
- a CDS encoding iron-containing alcohol dehydrogenase, whose translation MIHLPTRIQFGEGALLQAAGQLLNLGSRPLIVTGRSSARLSGALDELIVVLERADLDWELFDQVEENPSLDTVLAGAKVLRESGCDFLIGIGGGSPIDAAKAISLAAANSLGRDELYQTDRFRTALPVAAIPTTAGTGTEVTQYSVLTDPLSGIKAGFGHDLAFPRLAVCDPRHTLSLDPAVTLNTALDALSHLLEGIYSNQRDPLLYPLIHSGAGAILKHLQSVLEQPQDLAGRTELMRASLFGGITIAQTGTTLQHSLGYPLTTSFGLPHGLSNAVVMRQVLELNYPALNGELDALFAALGLNREGFTAWLGELPIGVKLELDDSFIEKSVGEVLASRNMANNPIEISAGQIRDIYRGLKG comes from the coding sequence ATGATCCATCTACCCACGCGGATCCAATTCGGAGAGGGAGCGCTGCTGCAAGCGGCGGGCCAGCTCCTGAATCTGGGCAGCCGGCCCCTGATCGTTACGGGGCGTTCCAGTGCCAGGCTCAGCGGCGCTTTGGACGAACTGATCGTGGTTTTGGAACGGGCCGATCTGGACTGGGAGCTCTTTGACCAGGTGGAGGAAAACCCCAGCCTGGACACCGTTCTGGCCGGGGCCAAAGTCCTACGTGAGAGCGGCTGTGACTTCCTGATCGGCATCGGCGGCGGCAGCCCCATCGACGCCGCGAAAGCCATCTCCCTGGCCGCGGCCAACTCTCTGGGCCGCGATGAGCTCTATCAGACGGACAGATTCAGGACCGCCCTGCCCGTGGCCGCCATTCCCACCACTGCCGGCACCGGGACGGAGGTGACGCAGTACTCCGTGCTCACCGATCCCCTCAGCGGCATCAAGGCAGGCTTTGGACACGATCTGGCCTTTCCCCGTCTGGCGGTTTGCGATCCGCGCCACACCCTCAGCCTGGATCCCGCCGTTACGCTCAACACAGCTCTGGACGCCCTTTCCCACTTGCTGGAAGGCATCTATTCGAACCAGCGCGACCCCCTGCTGTACCCTCTCATCCACAGCGGTGCCGGGGCCATCCTAAAGCATCTGCAATCTGTTTTGGAGCAGCCGCAAGACTTGGCCGGAAGAACTGAGCTGATGCGGGCCTCGCTTTTCGGGGGCATCACCATCGCCCAGACCGGCACCACCCTGCAGCATTCGCTCGGCTATCCGCTCACAACCTCATTTGGCCTGCCCCACGGGCTTAGCAACGCCGTGGTGATGCGCCAGGTGCTGGAGCTTAATTATCCCGCCCTGAATGGAGAACTGGATGCCCTCTTCGCCGCTTTGGGACTGAACCGTGAAGGTTTCACCGCCTGGCTGGGGGAATTGCCCATCGGCGTGAAGCTGGAGCTTGACGACTCCTTCATCGAGAAGAGCGTGGGCGAGGTTCTGGCCAGCCGCAACATGGCGAACAACCCCATCGAGATCAGCGCCGGCCAGATCAGGGATATCTACCGCGGCCTGAAGGGATGA
- a CDS encoding uracil-DNA glycosylase, producing MPRALLQHLELLRNLGLRELYRPAAAAREDEASLESLRQSHSNCQNCPLGALRNHIVYGEGNPRARAMLIGEAPGAEEDRTGRPFVGEAGKLLDNMLAAIELSREDIYICNILKCRPPHNRDPEAAERDACLPQLLEQIEIIQPKIILMLGRIAAQTLLQSRLTLEKLRSEVHTFQGIPSYVTYHPAALLRNPNWKRPAWADLQKFRDHYRSLG from the coding sequence ATGCCCCGCGCCCTGCTGCAACACCTGGAACTGCTGCGCAACCTTGGATTGAGGGAACTCTACCGCCCCGCCGCAGCGGCCCGGGAGGATGAAGCCAGCCTGGAGAGCCTGCGCCAAAGCCACTCCAATTGCCAGAACTGCCCCCTGGGCGCCCTCAGAAACCACATTGTTTATGGTGAAGGCAATCCCCGGGCCCGCGCCATGCTGATCGGCGAAGCCCCGGGGGCTGAGGAAGACCGCACCGGCCGCCCCTTCGTGGGTGAAGCGGGCAAACTGCTGGATAACATGCTGGCGGCCATCGAACTCAGCCGTGAAGACATCTACATCTGCAACATCCTGAAGTGCCGCCCGCCCCACAACCGAGATCCCGAGGCAGCCGAACGCGATGCCTGCCTGCCCCAGCTGCTGGAGCAGATCGAGATCATCCAGCCCAAAATCATCCTCATGCTGGGCCGCATTGCCGCCCAAACCCTGCTGCAAAGCAGGCTCACCCTCGAAAAGCTGCGTAGCGAGGTGCATACTTTCCAGGGCATTCCCAGCTATGTGACCTACCATCCCGCCGCCCTGCTGCGTAATCCCAACTGGAAACGGCCCGCCTGGGCCGATCTGCAGAAATTCCGCGACCACTACCGTTCCTTGGGATGA
- a CDS encoding serine hydroxymethyltransferase, producing the protein MKHIQRQDPELYAAMAAELKRQRENLELIASENFTSMAVLEAQGSVLTNKYAEGYPYRWSKKTGKINYDLYGRYYGGCEYIDEVERLAIERAKQLFGSEHANVQPHSGSQANMAAYFALVKPGDTVLSLELAHGGHLTHGHPLSFSGQFYNIIHYNVNKDTEQFDYEELEALAKEHKPQLILAGASAYPRKIDFARFREIADLVDAKLMVDMAHIAGLVAAGLHMNPVPYADVVTSTTHKTLRGPRAGIILCREEYAKEIDGRVFPGIQGGPLMHAIAGKAAALYEALQPEFKAYQKQVIDNAQALAAALTQQGLKLVSGGTDTHLMLMNMGTEEEGGPSGKKMEESLDKAGITANKNTVPFDTRSPFVASGVRLGTPSVTTRGMGVDEMKLIAAFIKRVRDNHANDEYLAAMKAEVRELTDRFPLYPDLD; encoded by the coding sequence GTGAAACACATCCAAAGGCAAGATCCCGAGCTCTACGCGGCCATGGCGGCGGAACTGAAGCGCCAGCGCGAAAACCTGGAGCTGATCGCCTCCGAAAACTTCACCTCAATGGCGGTGCTGGAGGCCCAGGGCAGCGTTCTCACCAACAAATACGCCGAAGGCTACCCCTACCGCTGGAGCAAAAAGACCGGCAAGATCAACTATGACCTCTACGGCCGCTACTACGGCGGCTGCGAATACATCGACGAGGTGGAGCGCCTGGCCATCGAACGCGCCAAGCAGCTGTTCGGCAGCGAACACGCCAACGTTCAGCCCCACAGCGGTTCCCAGGCGAACATGGCCGCCTATTTCGCCCTCGTGAAACCCGGTGACACCGTGCTTTCCCTGGAACTGGCCCACGGCGGGCACCTCACCCACGGTCACCCGCTTTCCTTTTCAGGACAGTTCTACAACATCATCCACTACAATGTGAACAAGGACACCGAGCAGTTCGACTATGAAGAACTGGAGGCCCTGGCCAAGGAACACAAGCCCCAACTGATCCTGGCCGGCGCCAGCGCCTATCCCCGCAAGATCGATTTCGCCCGCTTCCGTGAGATCGCGGACCTGGTGGACGCCAAACTGATGGTGGACATGGCCCACATCGCGGGACTGGTGGCCGCCGGTTTGCACATGAACCCCGTGCCTTACGCCGATGTGGTGACCTCAACCACCCACAAGACCCTGCGCGGACCCCGGGCGGGGATCATCCTCTGCCGGGAGGAATATGCCAAAGAGATCGACGGCCGGGTGTTTCCGGGCATCCAGGGCGGCCCGCTGATGCACGCCATCGCCGGCAAGGCCGCCGCGCTTTACGAAGCCTTGCAGCCTGAATTCAAGGCCTATCAGAAACAGGTGATCGACAACGCCCAGGCCCTCGCCGCGGCTTTGACCCAGCAAGGGCTGAAACTGGTTTCCGGCGGCACGGACACCCATCTGATGCTGATGAACATGGGCACCGAGGAAGAAGGCGGCCCGAGCGGCAAAAAGATGGAGGAATCCCTCGACAAAGCCGGCATCACCGCCAACAAAAACACCGTGCCTTTCGATACCCGCAGCCCCTTTGTGGCTTCCGGAGTGCGCTTGGGCACCCCCTCCGTGACCACCAGAGGCATGGGCGTGGACGAGATGAAGCTGATCGCCGCCTTCATCAAGCGCGTGCGCGACAACCATGCCAACGACGAATACCTGGCCGCGATGAAGGCCGAGGTGCGCGAGCTGACGGATAGATTCCCGCTGTATCCGGATCTGGACTGA
- a CDS encoding DUF3078 domain-containing protein, with the protein MKNLILVTTILLAMCFLGAEAWEIDSDIMVNLTQSQFSDNWNGSELSNITWAATMNNTAQKQLAEWLKNKNTLKLAFGQTHLQKENAAGDSVFWEAPQKSTDQIAFESLMQFTLKSFVDPYISLRAESQFLDETGTETLLVNPVLFTESAGIMKTIIDAEKTKLNVRLGGAVRENWNRRVSGIPIDGGVEGIVEFKQILGLLNASYNSRLSAYQALFKSDATAADDNWKALDYKWENLLSFNLWKLLSLNLNFDVIYEKEQSPDIQWKEILGLGFSYALF; encoded by the coding sequence ATGAAAAACCTTATCCTCGTCACCACCATCCTGCTGGCTATGTGCTTTCTCGGAGCCGAAGCCTGGGAGATCGATTCGGACATCATGGTGAACCTCACCCAAAGCCAGTTCAGCGACAACTGGAACGGCAGCGAGCTCAGCAACATCACCTGGGCCGCCACCATGAACAACACCGCCCAGAAACAGCTGGCCGAGTGGCTGAAGAACAAGAACACCCTCAAGCTCGCCTTTGGCCAGACCCACCTCCAGAAAGAGAATGCCGCCGGCGACAGCGTTTTCTGGGAAGCGCCCCAGAAATCCACCGACCAGATCGCCTTCGAATCCCTAATGCAATTCACCCTCAAGAGCTTCGTGGATCCATACATTTCCCTGCGCGCGGAATCCCAGTTCCTGGATGAAACCGGCACCGAGACCCTGTTGGTAAATCCCGTGCTCTTCACCGAAAGCGCCGGCATCATGAAGACCATCATCGACGCCGAAAAGACCAAGCTGAACGTCCGCCTCGGCGGCGCCGTGCGCGAGAACTGGAACCGTCGCGTCTCCGGCATCCCCATCGACGGCGGCGTGGAGGGGATCGTGGAATTCAAACAGATCCTCGGGCTGCTCAACGCCAGCTATAACAGCCGCCTTTCCGCCTACCAGGCCCTGTTCAAATCCGACGCCACAGCCGCCGATGACAACTGGAAGGCCCTCGACTACAAGTGGGAAAACCTGCTCAGCTTCAACCTCTGGAAGCTGCTGAGCCTGAACCTGAACTTCGACGTGATCTATGAAAAGGAGCAGAGCCCGGACATCCAGTGGAAAGAGATCCTGGGCCTCGGCTTCAGCTACGCCCTGTTCTAG
- a CDS encoding metallophosphoesterase, with translation MKAVLLLCLALLALPTAAKIAVWGDTQAHPRVQTALATAMAAQIPDLVIHTGDLSHKGDQAAYTRFFELSAPLAGIPLLAVRGNHDGSAELFSANLGRINSWYSSVHDSLLIICLDSNLSLLPGSPQYAWLLEQLRSPLPRILVLHHPPFSSGYHGGDQDLQLFLPALCAKHSVSAVLSGHDHHYERLSHGETTYLVSGGGGGIKRPSFKRRDPRSQVLKLKFHFLLLERQGQSLLLSAHDLRGKVFDQSVIPLLTPTLP, from the coding sequence ATGAAGGCCGTTCTGCTCCTTTGCCTGGCCTTGCTGGCCCTGCCGACCGCGGCCAAAATCGCCGTCTGGGGCGACACCCAGGCCCATCCCCGCGTGCAAACAGCCCTCGCCACCGCCATGGCAGCCCAGATCCCAGACCTCGTTATCCACACCGGTGACCTCAGCCACAAGGGAGATCAGGCAGCCTACACCCGCTTTTTTGAGCTCAGCGCCCCTCTGGCCGGGATCCCCCTCCTCGCCGTAAGAGGCAATCACGACGGCTCCGCGGAACTCTTCAGTGCCAACCTCGGCCGGATCAATTCCTGGTACAGCAGCGTGCACGACAGCCTGCTGATCATCTGCCTGGATTCCAACCTCAGCCTGCTGCCCGGCTCGCCCCAGTACGCCTGGCTGTTGGAGCAGCTGCGATCACCGCTGCCGCGGATCCTGGTGCTTCACCACCCGCCCTTCAGCAGCGGCTACCACGGGGGCGATCAGGACCTTCAGCTCTTCCTGCCCGCGCTCTGCGCCAAACACAGCGTGAGCGCCGTGCTCTCCGGCCACGACCATCACTATGAGCGCCTCAGCCACGGCGAAACCACCTACCTCGTCTCCGGCGGCGGCGGCGGGATCAAGCGCCCCAGCTTCAAACGCCGCGATCCCCGCAGCCAGGTCCTCAAACTAAAATTCCACTTTCTGCTCCTCGAACGCCAGGGCCAAAGCCTCCTGCTCAGCGCCCACGACCTCCGCGGCAAGGTCTTCGACCAGAGCGTGATCCCCCTTCTCACGCCTACCCTGCCCTGA
- the rpiB gene encoding ribose 5-phosphate isomerase B → MKIAIASDHAGYELKEAIKAAFPEHEFEDFGTNSVDSMDYPDTGAPAAKAVAAGKAERGILICGSGIGMSITANKVRGIRAALCTNTDLARLSRIHNDANVLCLAGRFTAVPYALEIVNNWLSSMFEGGRHQSRIQKIKLLEGDKQ, encoded by the coding sequence ATGAAAATAGCGATAGCAAGCGACCACGCCGGCTACGAACTCAAGGAAGCCATCAAAGCGGCCTTTCCGGAACACGAGTTCGAAGATTTCGGCACCAACTCGGTGGACTCGATGGATTATCCGGACACCGGCGCGCCCGCGGCGAAAGCCGTGGCCGCCGGCAAAGCCGAACGCGGCATCCTGATCTGCGGCAGCGGCATCGGGATGAGCATCACAGCCAACAAGGTGCGGGGCATCCGCGCCGCTCTGTGCACAAACACCGATCTGGCCCGCCTTTCCCGCATCCACAACGACGCCAACGTCCTCTGCCTGGCGGGGCGCTTCACCGCGGTGCCCTACGCCCTGGAGATCGTGAACAACTGGCTGAGCTCGATGTTTGAAGGCGGACGGCACCAAAGCAGAATTCAAAAAATCAAGCTACTGGAAGGAGACAAACAGTGA
- a CDS encoding mechanosensitive ion channel: MNINWEELPGKLGAFGIKLAIALVIFFIGNWIAKAIGKMVRNMMLKRKADNSIATFIGNIVYAILLLIVVLSALSVLGVNTSSFMVIVGAAVLAIGMAMQGTLGQFASGVMLIGLRPFKIGDAVIAGGQTGTVHDIGILSTTILTSDNKKIIVPNSAIAGGAITNFSAMPTRRVELAIVVPGATDLNKGRDILKGILDAESRILKDPAPSIAIADASAAEIKYGIAAHVNNADLGAVQASLLENIKQALTAAGIWA; encoded by the coding sequence ATGAATATCAACTGGGAAGAACTTCCGGGAAAATTGGGAGCTTTCGGGATCAAGCTGGCCATTGCCCTGGTCATCTTTTTCATCGGCAATTGGATCGCCAAAGCCATCGGCAAGATGGTCCGCAACATGATGTTGAAACGCAAAGCGGACAATTCCATCGCCACCTTCATTGGCAACATCGTTTACGCCATTTTGCTGCTGATCGTGGTGCTTTCCGCGCTCAGTGTGCTGGGTGTGAATACTTCTTCCTTCATGGTGATCGTCGGCGCCGCCGTATTGGCCATCGGCATGGCCATGCAGGGCACGCTGGGTCAGTTCGCCAGCGGCGTGATGCTGATCGGCCTGCGTCCCTTCAAGATAGGTGACGCCGTGATCGCCGGCGGACAAACAGGAACTGTGCACGACATTGGCATCCTAAGCACGACCATCCTCACCAGCGACAACAAAAAGATCATCGTGCCCAACAGCGCCATTGCCGGCGGGGCCATCACCAATTTCTCCGCCATGCCCACCCGCAGGGTCGAGCTGGCCATCGTGGTGCCCGGAGCCACCGACCTGAACAAAGGACGTGACATCCTTAAAGGCATTCTGGACGCAGAAAGCCGCATCCTCAAAGATCCCGCGCCCTCCATCGCCATCGCCGACGCCTCCGCGGCCGAGATCAAATACGGGATCGCCGCCCACGTTAACAACGCGGACCTCGGCGCCGTGCAGGCCAGCCTGCTGGAAAACATCAAGCAAGCCCTCACCGCCGCCGGAATCTGGGCCTAA
- a CDS encoding DMT family protein, translated as MKTVILLFVSNIFMTFAWYGHLKHKNAPLLTVILISWGIAFFEYCFQVPANRIGHGTFSAYQLKTIQEVITLVVFSVFSVLYLKEEFRWNYLVGFLFLIGAVFFIFKKW; from the coding sequence TTGAAAACAGTCATCCTGCTCTTTGTTTCCAACATCTTCATGACCTTCGCCTGGTATGGGCATCTCAAGCACAAGAACGCGCCCCTGCTCACCGTGATCCTGATCTCCTGGGGCATCGCCTTTTTCGAGTATTGCTTCCAGGTGCCGGCCAACCGCATCGGGCACGGCACTTTCAGCGCTTACCAGCTTAAAACCATCCAGGAGGTGATCACGCTGGTGGTCTTCAGCGTCTTTTCCGTGCTTTACCTCAAGGAGGAATTCCGCTGGAACTATCTGGTGGGCTTTCTCTTCCTGATCGGGGCGGTGTTTTTCATTTTCAAAAAGTGGTGA
- a CDS encoding pyridoxamine kinase, with product MTHTASKRILAIHDLSSFGHTSLMAFIPIMYRLGIRVCALPTAILSANTDYPDPRWIDLSDHLDAFAQHWTRLELRFDAISTGFLASAEQADLLGGIIGRLRQPGTLVAVDPVMGDQGRLYSCFGGSIVAAMRQLITAAEIITPNFTEAALLAGADPTARANPDEVLAWCRAIAVTGPRQIVVTSVPTGDPNSLEVLHYDALTDSISSHPFAVSPGQHPGAGDCFSALLLAGRMNGFSLPASLRAAVEIMSRAILEELPPGADRREGIAMEHLMQWDLRSYYGVKG from the coding sequence ATGACGCACACAGCCAGCAAAAGGATCCTGGCGATCCACGACCTTTCCAGCTTCGGCCACACCTCGCTGATGGCCTTCATCCCCATCATGTACCGGCTGGGGATCAGGGTTTGCGCCCTGCCCACAGCCATTCTTTCCGCCAATACGGACTATCCGGATCCGCGGTGGATCGACCTCAGCGACCATCTGGATGCTTTTGCGCAGCACTGGACGCGGTTGGAACTGCGTTTCGACGCCATCAGCACAGGCTTTCTGGCTTCCGCGGAGCAGGCAGACCTGCTGGGCGGGATCATTGGCCGGCTGAGGCAGCCCGGCACGCTGGTGGCCGTGGATCCCGTGATGGGCGATCAGGGCAGGCTCTACTCCTGTTTCGGCGGATCCATCGTGGCTGCCATGCGCCAGCTGATCACCGCGGCGGAGATCATCACCCCCAATTTCACTGAAGCGGCGCTGTTGGCCGGGGCCGATCCCACCGCCAGGGCGAATCCCGATGAGGTTTTGGCCTGGTGCCGGGCCATCGCGGTCACGGGACCGCGCCAGATCGTGGTGACCTCCGTTCCCACCGGGGATCCCAACAGCCTGGAGGTGCTGCATTACGACGCGCTCACGGACAGCATCAGCAGCCATCCCTTTGCCGTGAGTCCCGGTCAACACCCCGGGGCGGGCGATTGTTTTTCCGCGCTGCTGCTGGCCGGAAGGATGAACGGTTTTTCGCTGCCGGCTTCCCTGCGTGCCGCGGTGGAGATCATGAGCCGCGCCATCCTCGAAGAGCTGCCTCCCGGAGCGGACCGGAGGGAGGGCATCGCCATGGAACACCTGATGCAGTGGGACCTGCGCTCCTACTATGGAGTGAAAGGTTGA
- the gcvH gene encoding glycine cleavage system protein GcvH has product MFVPDDLYYTESHEWVSVKDGLATVGITDFAQHELGEIVFLELPEAGAKVSAGEPCGTIEAVKSAEDLISPVSGLVEEKNQETEDSPESINQSPYEEGWLYRVRLNNEEELANLLTALEYSKLIEG; this is encoded by the coding sequence ATGTTTGTACCCGATGATCTATACTACACCGAAAGCCACGAATGGGTGAGCGTCAAGGACGGCCTCGCCACAGTCGGCATCACCGATTTTGCCCAGCACGAACTGGGGGAGATAGTTTTTCTGGAACTGCCCGAAGCCGGGGCGAAGGTTTCCGCCGGAGAGCCCTGCGGCACCATCGAAGCCGTGAAATCCGCCGAAGACCTCATCAGCCCGGTCAGCGGCCTGGTTGAGGAAAAAAACCAGGAAACCGAAGACAGCCCCGAAAGCATCAACCAGTCGCCCTATGAAGAAGGCTGGCTGTACCGCGTGCGCCTGAACAACGAAGAAGAACTGGCCAACCTCCTTACCGCCCTCGAATATTCCAAACTCATAGAAGGCTGA
- the gmk gene encoding guanylate kinase, producing the protein MITKNKNFLIILSAPSGGGKSTILNEVLKAHAGIDYSVSYTTRPPRGQEQNGVHYHFVDEEQFLARQAEGDFLESARVFGRWYGTSISFIQSRLAAGRHVIMDIDVQGAAQISATAIPYVKVFIVPPSMEVLRQRLLDRATDSPAEIAKRLTVARQELEFIPAYDYLVVNDLLSDAVADVLAIVRAEENRVSRYREPVAGFLAQGANS; encoded by the coding sequence GTGATCACCAAAAACAAAAACTTCCTCATCATTCTCTCCGCCCCTTCCGGCGGTGGCAAGAGCACCATTCTGAACGAAGTGCTGAAGGCTCACGCGGGCATCGACTACTCCGTTTCCTACACCACCCGGCCACCCCGGGGGCAGGAACAAAACGGCGTGCACTACCACTTCGTGGATGAGGAACAATTTCTGGCCCGCCAGGCCGAAGGGGATTTTCTGGAAAGCGCCAGGGTCTTCGGACGCTGGTACGGAACCTCCATCAGCTTCATCCAGAGCCGCCTTGCCGCCGGCCGCCACGTGATCATGGACATCGACGTCCAGGGCGCCGCCCAGATCAGCGCCACCGCCATACCCTATGTGAAGGTCTTCATTGTGCCGCCCTCGATGGAAGTTTTGCGCCAGCGCCTCCTCGACCGCGCCACCGATTCACCCGCGGAGATCGCCAAACGCCTCACCGTTGCCCGCCAGGAACTGGAGTTCATCCCCGCCTACGACTATCTGGTGGTGAACGACTTACTGTCCGACGCCGTTGCCGACGTCCTCGCCATCGTTCGCGCCGAGGAAAACCGCGTCAGCCGCTACCGGGAGCCGGTCGCCGGCTTCCTTGCCCAAGGAGCAAACTCATGA
- a CDS encoding von Willebrand factor type A domain-containing protein, with translation MTKRLMLLLAAVVLLSFSLAQSQRTGIISGVVRNEAGEALKNVKVACYLDYQQVAVVSSDAQGNFLARDLIPGKYLVHASLEGYELWKRDQVDLKAGRNAILNIRLKPGTLVPEPVVEPLPDIVKLQSGVTKVGEIHVRGGRANEMHATVYDMGDGGYRLAPAPPGGAYGHALNQGQYPPDWNTEDYAAITPNIFHSPLTDPLSTFSIDVDTATYSNVRRMLNNGQLPSPNTIRVEEILNYFDYDYPQPQGEIPFSIYTEMGVCPWNQKRNLVHIGLQGKEIDMSQAPANNLVFLLDVSGSMDYPNKLPLVKRSMDLLLENMRPQDRIAIVVYAGAAGLVLPSTSGEEKARISAAMNNLEAGGSTAGGAGIQLAYKTAVANLIPGGNNRVILCTDGDFNIGASSDADMTKLIEENRNKGVFLTVLGFGMGNYKDNRLELLADKGNGNYAYIDDIMEARKVLVNELGATLYTIAKDVKLQVEFNPAHLKYYRLIGYENRLLRDEDFKDDTKDAGELGAGHSVTAIYEIVPANSKEEIPGLDPLKYQNTTITDEARNSPEIMTVKLRYKLPDGDTSIPLETPVYNKTLGLADVSRTFGFSAAVTGYALLLADSEHKAALTWDMVRSLASENLGADPDGYKKEFLSLIDKAQTIMQANRPD, from the coding sequence ATGACCAAGAGACTTATGCTACTGCTGGCGGCCGTGGTGCTGCTAAGCTTCAGCCTGGCCCAGAGCCAGAGAACCGGGATCATCAGCGGAGTGGTTCGCAACGAAGCCGGCGAAGCGCTGAAGAACGTGAAGGTGGCATGCTATTTGGACTATCAGCAGGTGGCGGTGGTAAGCTCCGACGCGCAGGGCAATTTCCTCGCCCGCGACCTCATCCCCGGCAAATACCTCGTCCACGCGTCCCTGGAGGGCTACGAGCTCTGGAAACGCGATCAGGTGGACCTAAAAGCCGGCCGCAACGCCATCCTGAACATCCGCCTCAAACCGGGGACCCTGGTGCCTGAACCGGTGGTGGAGCCTTTGCCGGATATCGTGAAACTGCAATCCGGCGTGACCAAAGTGGGGGAAATCCACGTCCGCGGAGGCCGCGCCAACGAAATGCACGCCACGGTCTATGATATGGGCGACGGCGGCTACAGGCTTGCGCCCGCTCCCCCCGGAGGCGCTTACGGCCATGCCCTCAATCAGGGCCAGTATCCCCCGGACTGGAACACCGAGGACTACGCCGCCATCACCCCGAACATCTTCCACAGCCCGCTCACCGACCCCCTTTCCACCTTTTCCATCGACGTGGATACAGCCACCTACAGCAACGTGCGCCGGATGCTGAACAACGGCCAGCTGCCCTCGCCAAACACCATCCGGGTGGAAGAGATCCTCAACTATTTCGACTATGATTACCCCCAGCCCCAGGGTGAGATCCCCTTTTCCATCTACACCGAGATGGGCGTTTGCCCTTGGAACCAGAAGCGCAACCTCGTCCACATCGGCCTCCAGGGCAAAGAGATCGACATGAGCCAGGCCCCGGCCAACAACCTCGTCTTCCTGCTCGATGTCTCCGGCTCCATGGACTATCCGAACAAGCTGCCCCTGGTGAAACGCTCCATGGACCTGCTGCTGGAAAACATGAGGCCTCAGGACAGGATCGCCATTGTGGTCTATGCCGGCGCGGCGGGCCTGGTGCTGCCCTCCACCTCCGGAGAGGAAAAGGCCAGGATCTCCGCCGCCATGAACAACCTTGAGGCCGGAGGCTCCACTGCCGGCGGAGCGGGCATCCAGCTGGCTTACAAGACCGCGGTGGCCAACCTCATCCCCGGCGGCAACAACCGCGTCATCCTCTGCACCGACGGCGATTTCAACATCGGCGCCTCCTCCGACGCCGACATGACCAAACTCATCGAAGAGAACCGCAACAAGGGCGTCTTCCTCACCGTGCTCGGTTTCGGCATGGGCAACTACAAGGACAACCGCCTGGAACTTCTTGCCGACAAAGGCAACGGAAACTACGCCTACATCGATGACATCATGGAGGCCCGCAAGGTCCTGGTGAACGAGCTCGGCGCCACCCTTTACACCATCGCCAAAGACGTGAAGCTCCAGGTGGAATTCAACCCCGCCCACCTGAAATACTACCGCCTGATCGGCTATGAGAACAGGCTACTGCGCGACGAGGATTTCAAGGACGACACCAAGGACGCCGGCGAACTGGGCGCGGGACACTCCGTGACCGCCATCTACGAGATCGTGCCCGCCAATTCCAAGGAAGAGATCCCCGGCCTCGACCCCCTCAAATACCAGAATACCACCATCACCGACGAGGCGCGGAACTCGCCCGAGATCATGACCGTGAAGCTGCGCTACAAGCTGCCCGACGGCGATACCTCCATCCCCCTGGAAACCCCGGTTTACAACAAAACCCTCGGCCTGGCCGACGTTTCCCGCACCTTTGGTTTCTCCGCCGCCGTCACCGGATATGCCCTACTGCTGGCTGACAGCGAACATAAAGCCGCCCTCACCTGGGACATGGTGCGCTCCCTCGCCAGCGAGAACCTCGGCGCCGATCCCGATGGCTACAAAAAGGAATTCCTTTCCCTCATCGACAAGGCCCAAACCATCATGCAAGCAAACAGACCCGACTGA